The following proteins are encoded in a genomic region of Devosia lucknowensis:
- a CDS encoding flagellar motor protein MotA — translation MTQTYDPYHLASPTVYLVKIIIFLVLVGLVAAILFTNIVTFFWANPFINSMIFFALFIGIFLSFRQIFRLFPEVKWVNSLQDGSVSSTRPPVLLAPVAGLLRERIGEAVITPSSMRSILDSVGNRLDEAKDTSRYLTGLLVFLGLMGTFYGLLETVGSVAGVINALDVTSADSAALFSNLKEGLAAPLGGMGTAFSSSLFGLAGSLVLGFLDLQTSQAQNAFYTDLEDWMTSMTELDHPVSAMQANAGGPDMTAAIERLGANMQNQNSSQNAIRAMAELARGIDGLVKHIRTEQDDLRKYITEQGETNKKLRDLIEAMLNEADNERRN, via the coding sequence ATGACGCAGACTTACGATCCCTACCATCTCGCCAGCCCGACGGTTTACCTCGTCAAGATCATCATCTTCCTCGTGCTGGTAGGCCTCGTCGCCGCCATACTGTTTACCAACATCGTCACCTTCTTCTGGGCGAACCCTTTCATCAATTCGATGATCTTCTTTGCCCTGTTCATCGGCATCTTTCTCAGCTTTCGTCAGATTTTCCGGCTCTTTCCGGAAGTGAAGTGGGTCAATTCCCTGCAGGACGGCTCGGTGTCTTCGACGCGTCCGCCGGTGCTGCTGGCCCCTGTCGCCGGGCTCCTGCGCGAGCGGATCGGCGAGGCGGTGATCACCCCGTCCTCGATGCGCTCCATTCTCGACAGCGTGGGCAATCGCCTCGATGAAGCCAAGGATACCTCGCGCTACCTCACGGGCCTGCTGGTATTCCTCGGGCTCATGGGCACGTTCTACGGCCTGCTCGAAACCGTGGGCTCGGTGGCGGGCGTGATCAATGCGCTCGACGTCACCTCGGCCGACAGTGCCGCGCTGTTTTCCAACCTCAAGGAAGGCCTCGCCGCACCGCTGGGCGGCATGGGCACGGCGTTCTCGTCCTCGCTGTTCGGCCTTGCCGGCTCGCTGGTGCTGGGGTTCCTCGACCTGCAGACGAGCCAGGCGCAGAACGCCTTCTATACCGATCTCGAGGACTGGATGACCTCCATGACCGAGCTCGATCATCCGGTCAGCGCCATGCAGGCCAATGCCGGCGGCCCCGACATGACGGCGGCCATCGAGCGGCTGGGCGCCAACATGCAAAACCAGAATTCATCGCAGAATGCCATCCGCGCCATGGCCGAGCTGGCGCGCGGCATCGATGGTCTGGTCAAGCACATCCGCACCGAGCAGGACGACCTGCGCAAGTACATCACCGAGCAGGGCGAGACCAACAAGAAGCTGCGCGACCTGATCGAGGCGATGCTGAACGAAGCCGACAACGAGCGCCGGAACTGA
- the ybgF gene encoding tol-pal system protein YbgF gives MTLSRIGKLGRAALCALGVGLTAPAVQAQSVFPPGELSGLTYNNDGGRILVAQADSAQLMVRIQQLEEQNRLLNGQIEGLTFQLTQLQEILNRFQEDAEFRFQQLEGGAGGKTEAATQPGGVTQPEALPQDPATTEADVPLTDIPEQGVQPLPGEVEFDPTFTDGAAATDELGQSGDPLVGTGQSGGVDLITGQPLDLSYNPGASSGDPDADAQYRAGYEALVAGDYTFAEEQFAQFLELYPDNPQIMDASNWLGEAMIARGGYAEAADVLVDAYQKDPNHARAPDLLLKLGVSLAGVGERETACRTFSEVSTRYPDTIPAFQTRLAEEKAKAECPPA, from the coding sequence TTGACGCTATCAAGAATTGGAAAGCTGGGGCGCGCCGCGCTCTGTGCGCTGGGAGTGGGCCTTACGGCGCCGGCTGTCCAGGCACAGAGCGTGTTTCCGCCGGGCGAATTGAGCGGCCTGACCTACAACAACGATGGCGGGCGAATTCTCGTCGCCCAGGCCGACAGTGCGCAGCTGATGGTGCGCATTCAGCAGCTCGAAGAGCAGAACCGCCTGCTCAACGGCCAGATCGAGGGGCTGACCTTCCAGCTCACCCAGCTCCAGGAAATTCTCAACCGCTTCCAGGAAGATGCCGAATTCCGCTTCCAGCAGCTGGAAGGCGGTGCTGGGGGAAAAACTGAGGCGGCAACCCAACCGGGCGGCGTGACGCAGCCCGAGGCGTTGCCGCAGGACCCGGCCACCACCGAAGCTGACGTTCCGCTGACAGACATTCCCGAGCAAGGTGTGCAACCGCTGCCCGGCGAGGTCGAATTCGACCCCACCTTCACCGACGGCGCAGCAGCAACTGACGAGCTGGGCCAATCCGGCGATCCCCTCGTGGGCACGGGCCAGTCCGGTGGCGTCGACCTTATCACCGGCCAGCCGCTCGACCTCAGCTACAATCCGGGCGCGAGCTCGGGTGATCCGGATGCCGACGCACAATATCGCGCCGGCTACGAAGCGCTGGTCGCGGGCGACTACACCTTCGCCGAGGAGCAGTTCGCCCAGTTCCTCGAACTGTATCCGGACAATCCGCAGATCATGGATGCCAGCAACTGGCTGGGCGAAGCCATGATCGCGCGGGGCGGCTATGCCGAGGCGGCTGACGTCCTGGTGGATGCCTATCAGAAGGATCCCAACCATGCGCGCGCGCCAGACCTGCTGCTCAAGCTCGGCGTCTCGCTGGCCGGCGTGGGTGAAAGGGAAACCGCCTGCCGCACCTTCTCGGAAGTATCGACCCGCTATCCCGACACCATCCCGGCCTTCCAGACCCGCCTCGCCGAGGAAAAGGCCAAGGCCGAATGTCCGCCGGCCTGA
- a CDS encoding class I fructose-bisphosphate aldolase, which yields MTKSLNAIAQKLMTPGMGILAADESEGTIGKRFSKINLPNTLELRRDYREMLFGASDAMRKYISGVILTEETLKQEAADGTPFRAILADADVIPGIKVDRGAFPMPGESGEKITEGLDGLRQRLEQYAQLGAGFAKWRAVITINDIAPTRNNIRANAHALARYAMLCQEAGIVPIVEPEVVGDGEPGNHSMERCAQVTGDVLENVFKELRLAGVDLAGMLLKPNMILPGINSRERPSIDEVARRTVDVLKEHVPAAVPGIAFLSGGQTDEEATGHLSSMNRIAGKPWPMTFSYGRALQNVALRTWAGRRENFTAAREAFAHRAHMNSLAALGEWSNDLDRAA from the coding sequence ATGACCAAGTCGCTCAATGCGATCGCCCAGAAGCTCATGACACCAGGCATGGGCATTCTTGCCGCCGATGAATCGGAGGGCACGATCGGCAAGCGCTTTTCCAAGATCAACCTGCCCAACACGCTCGAATTGCGCCGCGATTATCGCGAGATGCTGTTCGGCGCGTCCGACGCCATGCGCAAATACATCTCCGGCGTCATCCTCACCGAGGAGACGCTGAAGCAGGAAGCCGCCGACGGCACACCGTTCCGCGCCATCCTCGCCGATGCCGATGTCATTCCCGGAATCAAGGTCGATCGCGGCGCTTTCCCGATGCCGGGCGAGAGCGGCGAGAAGATCACCGAGGGTCTTGATGGGCTGCGTCAGCGCCTGGAGCAATATGCCCAGCTGGGCGCAGGATTTGCCAAGTGGCGTGCGGTCATCACCATCAACGACATCGCCCCGACCCGCAACAATATCCGCGCCAATGCCCATGCTCTGGCCCGCTATGCCATGCTGTGCCAGGAAGCCGGCATCGTTCCGATCGTCGAGCCCGAAGTGGTCGGTGATGGCGAGCCCGGCAATCATTCGATGGAACGTTGCGCCCAGGTGACCGGCGACGTGCTGGAAAATGTGTTCAAGGAACTGCGCCTGGCCGGTGTCGATCTGGCCGGCATGCTGCTCAAGCCCAACATGATCCTGCCCGGCATCAACTCGCGTGAGCGTCCAAGCATCGACGAGGTGGCCCGCCGAACCGTCGACGTGCTGAAGGAGCATGTGCCGGCTGCTGTTCCGGGGATTGCCTTCCTTTCCGGCGGGCAGACCGACGAAGAAGCGACCGGTCACCTGTCATCGATGAACCGCATTGCGGGCAAGCCCTGGCCAATGACCTTCTCCTACGGTCGCGCCCTCCAGAACGTGGCCCTGCGCACCTGGGCGGGTCGTCGCGAAAACTTCACCGCCGCCCGCGAGGCTTTTGCCCACAGGGCCCACATGAATTCGCTGGCGGCGCTGGGCGAGTGGTCGAACGATCTCGACCGGGCTGCCTGA
- a CDS encoding thiamine phosphate synthase, with translation MAPQLYLITPEAPNPEQFPRQLMGVLSGPEVAALLIRRGALDDAGYAAMAERIVQIGQAAGAAVLIEDDVEMARTLGADGVHVTSGGVKAIRAAVAALKPDGIVGAGNVRTRHDAMSFGELDVDYLMFGPLGGATDPQAAELAQWWAETFEVPAIYSDPAADQALVTSTPAEFLALSDCVWAAPDAGAALSGFDKAVKASA, from the coding sequence ATGGCTCCGCAGCTCTATCTCATCACTCCAGAGGCTCCCAATCCCGAGCAGTTTCCGCGCCAGCTGATGGGCGTGCTGTCCGGCCCTGAGGTCGCGGCACTGCTGATCCGCCGTGGTGCGCTTGATGATGCCGGCTACGCGGCAATGGCCGAACGGATCGTGCAGATCGGACAGGCCGCCGGTGCGGCTGTGCTCATCGAGGATGATGTCGAAATGGCACGAACACTCGGTGCGGATGGCGTCCATGTGACCTCGGGTGGCGTAAAGGCCATTCGTGCCGCCGTCGCCGCACTCAAGCCCGACGGGATCGTCGGCGCCGGCAATGTCCGCACGCGCCACGATGCCATGAGCTTTGGCGAACTGGATGTGGACTATCTGATGTTCGGCCCCTTGGGCGGCGCCACCGATCCGCAGGCAGCCGAACTCGCGCAATGGTGGGCCGAGACCTTCGAGGTTCCTGCCATCTATTCCGATCCGGCCGCCGACCAGGCGCTGGTCACATCGACGCCCGCCGAGTTCCTGGCGTTGTCCGACTGCGTCTGGGCGGCCCCGGATGCGGGCGCCGCGCTGTCGGGCTTCGACAAGGCGGTCAAGGCCTCCGCATGA
- a CDS encoding tetratricopeptide repeat protein — translation MKLIRPLALLLLCGLATPAWAQNNAADAISNDVFGPRVPTDYAFGAFQRGYYLTALELALPRAEQGDAAAQTLIAEIYARGLGVAQNDERAAGWYQLASRNGDRLATFELGMLYQAGTGVPRNRERAAELFEASAEAGYVPAKYNLALLHVEGVYAEPSLTVAASLMKEAADAELPEALYDYGAMLLEGAGVAPDLAEGARYMGLAAEKGLVDAQVDFATLLYLGQGVDRDIAEAARWYGIAAEAGSVVAQNRYAKLLAVGEGVPVDLEEAAMWRALARRQGLNDPDLDRMLVSLTSDGLARAEERARFWPSTPPGAQAEVAPAAVQGPVLPAPTDAGNAPSQVVDPNPAESGAATSEETPAEPDPAQDP, via the coding sequence ATGAAGCTGATCCGTCCCCTGGCGCTCCTGCTCCTTTGTGGCCTCGCCACCCCGGCCTGGGCGCAGAACAATGCGGCCGACGCCATCAGCAATGATGTGTTCGGTCCGCGCGTCCCAACAGATTATGCCTTCGGTGCCTTTCAGCGCGGCTATTACCTGACGGCGCTCGAACTGGCCTTGCCCCGCGCCGAGCAGGGCGATGCGGCTGCGCAGACGCTGATTGCGGAGATTTATGCGCGCGGTCTGGGCGTGGCGCAGAATGACGAACGCGCTGCCGGCTGGTACCAGCTGGCGTCGCGCAATGGCGACCGGCTCGCGACGTTCGAACTCGGCATGCTCTATCAGGCGGGCACAGGCGTGCCGCGCAATCGCGAGCGGGCCGCCGAGCTGTTCGAGGCTTCGGCGGAAGCCGGATACGTGCCGGCAAAGTACAATCTGGCGCTGCTCCATGTCGAAGGCGTGTATGCCGAGCCCAGCCTTACGGTCGCCGCAAGCCTCATGAAAGAGGCTGCGGACGCCGAATTGCCCGAAGCGCTCTACGACTATGGCGCCATGCTGCTCGAAGGCGCGGGCGTCGCTCCCGACCTCGCAGAGGGGGCGCGATACATGGGTCTGGCGGCCGAAAAGGGGCTGGTCGATGCGCAGGTCGACTTTGCCACGCTGCTCTATCTTGGCCAGGGTGTAGACCGTGACATCGCCGAAGCGGCGCGCTGGTATGGCATTGCCGCAGAGGCGGGCAGTGTGGTCGCGCAGAATCGCTACGCCAAGCTTCTCGCGGTTGGCGAGGGCGTGCCGGTCGATCTCGAGGAAGCGGCCATGTGGCGCGCACTGGCCCGGCGCCAGGGCCTCAACGATCCTGATCTTGATCGCATGCTGGTGTCTCTGACCTCGGATGGGTTGGCGCGGGCCGAGGAAAGGGCACGGTTCTGGCCTTCGACGCCGCCGGGCGCCCAGGCCGAAGTGGCGCCTGCCGCGGTCCAGGGCCCGGTCCTGCCGGCGCCGACCGATGCTGGAAACGCACCAAGCCAGGTCGTCGACCCCAATCCGGCCGAGAGCGGTGCGGCGACATCCGAAGAAACCCCGGCCGAGCCCGATCCGGCGCAAGACCCTTGA
- a CDS encoding inositol monophosphatase family protein: protein MARSALLNVMVSAAIKAGKSLGRDFNEVENLQVSRKGPADFVSKADLRAEQIVYDELRKARPTYAFLMEEGGEVAGTDGQHTWIIDPLDGTTNFLHSIPLFAVAIALQRGDEIVASVIYNPVMDELYTAEKGGGAWLADTKRLRVAGRRHLSDAVVSTGIKTQGTSNDTLQLRQLGSVNPAVAGIRRSGSIAVDMAWLAAGRFDALWEAGLKPWDVAPGLLMVKEAGGLVSDFAGTTGSVWNGQIVAGNETLHGQLLKTLRTIQ from the coding sequence ATGGCGCGTTCCGCCCTTCTCAACGTCATGGTCAGCGCTGCCATCAAGGCCGGCAAGTCCCTGGGCCGCGACTTCAACGAGGTCGAGAACCTGCAGGTATCGCGCAAGGGCCCTGCCGATTTCGTGTCCAAGGCCGATCTGCGGGCCGAACAGATCGTCTATGACGAGCTGCGCAAGGCCCGTCCGACCTATGCCTTTCTGATGGAAGAGGGTGGGGAAGTCGCCGGCACCGATGGCCAGCACACCTGGATCATCGATCCGCTCGACGGAACCACCAATTTCCTCCATTCCATCCCGCTCTTTGCCGTGGCCATCGCGCTGCAGCGCGGCGACGAAATCGTGGCCTCGGTGATCTACAATCCGGTCATGGACGAACTCTACACCGCCGAAAAGGGCGGCGGCGCCTGGCTGGCCGATACCAAGCGCCTGCGCGTCGCCGGCCGCCGCCACCTGTCCGATGCCGTGGTGTCCACCGGCATCAAGACCCAGGGTACCTCCAACGACACGCTGCAGCTGCGCCAGCTCGGTTCGGTCAATCCGGCGGTCGCCGGCATCCGCCGTTCCGGCTCCATCGCGGTGGACATGGCCTGGCTTGCCGCTGGCCGTTTCGATGCGCTGTGGGAAGCAGGGCTCAAGCCCTGGGACGTGGCGCCCGGCCTGCTGATGGTCAAGGAGGCCGGCGGCCTCGTGTCGGATTTTGCCGGTACCACCGGCTCGGTCTGGAATGGCCAGATCGTTGCGGGCAACGAGACACTGCACGGTCAGTTGCTCAAGACACTGCGCACGATCCAGTAG
- a CDS encoding phosphoglycerate kinase translates to MGNGFKTLDELDLTGKRVLLRADLNVPVADGKVTDATRIERLVPTIREIVKKDGKAILLSHFGRPKGKVDPEFSLEQVCEAVANETGHPVGFVATDWVDVSAAKKAIDEAPAGAVLVLENTRFHPGEEENDPELAKRMASLGDVYVNDAFSAAHRAHASTEALARLLPAAAGLAMEAELKALESGLGKPKKPVVAIVGGAKVSSKIDLLENLVTKVDGLVIGGGMANTFLFAQGHGVGKSLCEKDLADTARRIMDKADKANCAIILPIDAVVSWHFKANSPTRLYGVDAIDPDGMILDIGPSSIERINGAIDDAHTVVWNGPVGAFEMEPFDAGTVAIAKHVAKRTHDDLLVSVAGGGDTVSALAHAGVKDKLTYVSTAGGAFLEWMEGKPLPGVEALKK, encoded by the coding sequence ATGGGCAATGGTTTCAAGACGCTCGACGAACTCGATCTGACGGGCAAGCGCGTGCTGCTGCGGGCCGACCTCAACGTTCCGGTTGCCGATGGCAAGGTCACCGACGCGACCCGCATCGAGCGTCTGGTTCCCACCATCCGCGAGATCGTCAAGAAGGATGGCAAGGCCATTCTTCTCAGTCATTTCGGCCGTCCCAAGGGGAAGGTCGATCCGGAATTCTCGCTCGAGCAGGTCTGCGAGGCAGTCGCCAATGAGACCGGCCATCCGGTCGGCTTCGTCGCGACCGACTGGGTCGACGTGAGCGCCGCCAAGAAAGCCATCGATGAGGCTCCGGCCGGTGCGGTGCTGGTGCTCGAAAACACCCGTTTCCATCCGGGCGAGGAGGAGAACGATCCGGAACTGGCCAAGCGCATGGCCAGTCTCGGTGACGTTTATGTCAACGATGCCTTCTCCGCCGCGCACCGCGCCCATGCCTCCACCGAAGCGCTGGCGCGGCTGCTGCCTGCCGCTGCAGGTCTGGCTATGGAAGCGGAGCTCAAGGCGCTGGAATCAGGTCTCGGCAAGCCGAAGAAGCCGGTGGTGGCCATCGTTGGCGGCGCCAAGGTTTCCTCCAAGATCGATCTGCTCGAGAACCTCGTGACCAAGGTCGATGGTCTGGTCATCGGCGGCGGCATGGCCAACACATTCCTGTTCGCGCAGGGTCATGGCGTGGGCAAGTCGCTCTGCGAGAAGGATCTCGCCGATACGGCCCGCCGGATCATGGACAAGGCGGACAAGGCCAACTGCGCCATCATCCTGCCCATCGATGCCGTGGTGTCGTGGCATTTCAAGGCCAATTCGCCGACCCGTCTCTATGGCGTCGACGCCATCGACCCCGATGGCATGATCCTGGATATCGGGCCGTCCTCGATCGAGCGCATCAACGGCGCCATCGACGATGCGCATACGGTGGTCTGGAACGGTCCGGTCGGCGCTTTCGAAATGGAGCCGTTCGACGCGGGCACCGTGGCTATCGCCAAGCATGTCGCCAAGCGCACCCATGACGACCTCCTCGTTTCCGTGGCCGGTGGTGGCGACACGGTGAGCGCACTGGCCCACGCCGGGGTCAAGGACAAGCTCACCTATGTCTCGACGGCCGGCGGTGCGTTCCTTGAATGGATGGAAGGCAAGCCGCTTCCGGGCGTCGAAGCGCTGAAGAAATAG
- the tilS gene encoding tRNA lysidine(34) synthetase TilS, with amino-acid sequence MSAGLTPDLGDPDVLARMFAPAGRHRAIGLAVSGGPDSLALMLLAHRWAASLPAPPKLFVYSLDHELRAEAHEEVAMVLDTAASLGLAARGLCWTGEKPETGLQEAARQARYRLIGEAMKTDGATLLLTGHHRSDQAETVLMRLAHGSGIEGLKAMTPVSDVEGVAVFRPLLDVDPASLAVLVQDAGLSPARDPSNHDLAYERVRWRKLLPALAEEGLDSATLTRLAARMAEADAALAQMAEAAFAELVVLDGFGAASVPRAALDALSPAIGRRLLGRVLNIVGGRQKPRALGQVERLYDQIIEGALPRAATLLGAVARLRSDTLTVSREPGRALPQDIVILPRQGLVWDQRFLITNVSEDGSLVAGATDFMPRHRLEDFLGFKVTTPAEAIRTAPLVRDAAGDVLALGGWSFDERVKVELLID; translated from the coding sequence ATGTCCGCCGGCCTGACACCCGACCTGGGTGACCCCGATGTGCTGGCGCGGATGTTCGCGCCAGCCGGCAGGCACAGGGCAATCGGCCTCGCCGTTTCCGGCGGACCCGACAGTCTGGCATTGATGCTGCTGGCCCACCGTTGGGCCGCATCGCTCCCCGCGCCTCCAAAGCTCTTCGTCTACAGCCTCGATCATGAACTCCGCGCCGAAGCCCACGAGGAAGTGGCAATGGTGCTGGACACCGCCGCCAGCCTAGGCCTTGCCGCGCGTGGTCTCTGCTGGACCGGCGAGAAACCGGAAACCGGTCTGCAGGAGGCAGCGCGACAGGCGCGGTATCGTCTCATCGGCGAGGCCATGAAGACCGATGGCGCAACCTTGCTCCTCACCGGCCACCACCGCAGCGATCAGGCCGAAACCGTGCTGATGCGGCTCGCGCATGGCAGCGGCATCGAGGGGCTCAAGGCGATGACACCGGTGAGCGACGTCGAAGGGGTGGCGGTGTTCCGGCCGCTGCTCGATGTCGACCCGGCCAGCCTTGCCGTGCTGGTGCAGGATGCAGGACTGAGCCCGGCACGCGATCCATCCAACCATGATTTGGCTTACGAACGTGTCCGCTGGCGCAAGCTCCTGCCGGCCCTGGCGGAAGAAGGCCTCGACAGCGCGACCCTTACACGCCTGGCGGCGCGCATGGCCGAGGCCGACGCGGCCCTGGCCCAGATGGCCGAAGCGGCCTTCGCCGAACTCGTCGTGCTCGACGGCTTCGGCGCGGCAAGCGTGCCCCGGGCTGCCCTCGACGCGCTGAGCCCGGCCATCGGCCGGCGCCTCCTGGGCCGTGTGCTCAACATCGTCGGCGGACGGCAGAAACCCCGCGCGCTGGGTCAGGTGGAGCGGCTCTACGACCAGATCATCGAGGGTGCGCTGCCGCGGGCGGCGACACTGCTCGGCGCCGTCGCGCGGCTGAGGAGCGACACGCTCACCGTGTCGCGCGAACCCGGCCGCGCCCTGCCCCAGGACATCGTCATCCTGCCCAGGCAAGGCCTCGTGTGGGACCAGCGCTTCCTGATCACGAATGTGTCCGAGGATGGCAGCCTGGTCGCCGGCGCAACGGACTTCATGCCGCGCCACCGGCTCGAGGATTTCCTCGGCTTCAAGGTGACCACGCCGGCCGAAGCAATAAGGACGGCGCCGCTGGTGCGCGACGCTGCCGGGGACGTGCTGGCGCTCGGCGGCTGGTCGTTCGACGAGCGGGTGAAGGTCGAGCTTTTGATCGACTAG
- a CDS encoding peptidoglycan -binding protein, with the protein MPGARARRRQEANYWPGFVDALSSLLLVIIFMLSLFMLTQFFLGQEIQGRDTALARLNSQIAELTDLLQLERANSDDLTSQLATLTATLAGAQSENQSLTDQLAGIGAGLGDRDASIAGLESDLLEAQQLSDEANAQVALLNQQLAALRTQIGALEAALEASEDRDAESRTQIADLGRRLNVALAQRVQDLSRYRSDFFGRLRQILETRADVRVVGDRFVFQSEVLFDPGQADIDPAGTPELDALADAILQLETEIPPDINWVLRIDGHTDSRPISNARFPSNWELSAARAISVAQYLVSRGVSPNRLVAAGFGEFTPLDPGTSEEAYRRNRRIEFKLTEG; encoded by the coding sequence ATGCCTGGAGCGCGCGCCCGTCGCAGACAGGAAGCCAATTACTGGCCAGGCTTTGTCGATGCGCTGTCGAGCCTTTTGCTCGTCATCATCTTCATGCTCAGCCTGTTCATGCTGACGCAGTTCTTCCTGGGGCAGGAAATCCAGGGCCGCGACACGGCGTTGGCGCGGCTCAACAGCCAGATCGCCGAGCTTACCGACCTGCTGCAGCTCGAGCGTGCCAATTCCGATGATCTGACCTCACAACTGGCGACGCTGACGGCGACGCTGGCCGGCGCCCAGTCCGAGAACCAGTCCCTCACCGACCAGCTGGCCGGCATTGGCGCCGGCCTCGGCGACCGCGACGCGAGCATCGCCGGCCTCGAGTCGGACCTCCTTGAAGCGCAGCAGCTCTCCGATGAAGCCAATGCGCAGGTGGCCCTGCTCAACCAGCAGCTTGCCGCGCTGCGCACGCAGATCGGCGCGCTGGAGGCGGCGCTTGAAGCCTCCGAAGACCGCGATGCGGAATCGCGGACGCAGATCGCCGATCTCGGCCGCCGCCTCAATGTGGCGCTGGCGCAGCGCGTTCAGGATCTCAGCCGCTATCGATCCGACTTTTTCGGCCGTCTGCGCCAGATCCTGGAAACACGCGCAGATGTGCGGGTCGTGGGCGACCGCTTCGTGTTCCAGTCCGAAGTGCTGTTCGATCCCGGCCAGGCCGATATCGATCCGGCTGGCACGCCCGAGCTCGACGCCTTGGCCGATGCCATCCTGCAGCTCGAGACCGAAATTCCGCCCGATATCAATTGGGTGCTGCGCATCGATGGCCATACCGACAGCCGCCCGATTTCCAATGCGCGTTTCCCGTCCAACTGGGAACTTTCGGCGGCGCGCGCCATCTCGGTGGCCCAGTATCTGGTGTCGCGCGGCGTCTCGCCCAATCGGCTGGTTGCGGCCGGCTTCGGCGAGTTCACGCCGCTCGACCCCGGAACGAGCGAAGAAGCCTATCGCCGCAACCGTCGCATCGAATTCAAACTGACGGAGGGGTAA
- a CDS encoding putative glycolipid-binding domain-containing protein, giving the protein MPLNRSIRWRGLDLATLEHAHVTANGRDVRIRGAIIGPDFGLFYRLKLDENGHTRTVKIERTDGKVLELFADGAGGWSDDRAEPIPALRGCLDVDIWPTPMTNALPIWRTAWSDQPVRFAMAWIDATDFSFKRSEQILTKLDDTHFRFQSADFEAVLEVDADGLVVNYSQLFERME; this is encoded by the coding sequence ATGCCGCTCAATCGATCCATCCGCTGGCGCGGGCTTGATCTTGCCACGCTCGAGCACGCCCACGTCACCGCCAATGGACGCGACGTCAGGATCCGCGGCGCCATCATCGGGCCTGATTTCGGACTTTTCTACCGCCTCAAGCTCGATGAAAACGGCCACACGCGCACCGTCAAGATCGAGCGCACCGACGGCAAGGTGCTGGAACTCTTTGCGGACGGCGCCGGCGGCTGGTCGGACGATCGGGCCGAACCCATACCCGCCCTGCGCGGATGCCTCGACGTGGACATCTGGCCCACCCCGATGACCAACGCCCTGCCCATCTGGCGCACCGCCTGGAGCGACCAACCCGTTCGTTTCGCCATGGCCTGGATCGACGCCACCGATTTCAGTTTCAAGCGGTCCGAGCAGATCTTGACCAAGCTCGATGATACGCATTTCCGCTTTCAATCAGCCGATTTCGAAGCGGTGCTGGAAGTGGACGCAGACGGACTGGTCGTGAATTATTCACAGCTGTTCGAGCGCATGGAGTGA
- the pal gene encoding peptidoglycan-associated lipoprotein Pal — MRAAAMMLFVVVIAACSRSSTDNVGLTGVGNTGAGAPGSQQEFIVTVGDRVFFETDSSSLTSEAMATLDKQAQWLNQYQNYRIMIEGHADERGTREYNIALGARRGSVVVNYLVSRGVNAQRITTQSFGKERPVAICNDISCWSQNRRAVTVVQ; from the coding sequence ATGCGCGCTGCCGCGATGATGCTTTTCGTCGTCGTGATTGCCGCCTGTTCCCGTTCCTCCACCGACAATGTCGGCCTGACAGGGGTCGGCAATACCGGCGCCGGCGCCCCGGGCAGCCAGCAGGAATTCATCGTCACCGTCGGCGACCGCGTCTTCTTCGAGACCGACTCCAGCTCGCTGACGTCGGAAGCCATGGCCACCCTCGACAAGCAGGCCCAGTGGCTCAACCAGTACCAGAACTACCGCATCATGATCGAAGGCCATGCCGACGAACGCGGAACCCGCGAATACAACATCGCCCTGGGCGCCCGCCGCGGTTCGGTGGTGGTCAACTATCTCGTGTCGCGCGGCGTCAACGCCCAGCGCATCACCACCCAGTCCTTCGGCAAGGAACGCCCTGTGGCTATCTGTAACGACATCTCCTGCTGGAGCCAGAACCGCCGCGCGGTCACGGTCGTGCAGTAA